A window from Candidatus Ozemobacteraceae bacterium encodes these proteins:
- a CDS encoding 2'-5' RNA ligase family protein has product METRLAYLDVYLELPDEALEQARALNRLVVSSAGGGVDFEAGRIPHITLYMGLFPEAERASVARELDAVAAETAPFSIVLREIETSRDGYIFWKVVADEPLLRLHERVVTALNVLRRGAIREKFLEDQERFTKEECVYIMKYGFPWVLSRFRPHVTVGHLGEGVTEAVESLGCPESRGEASRIALGSVGERGVILETLGTFSLTGSR; this is encoded by the coding sequence ATGGAAACCCGACTCGCGTATCTCGACGTCTATCTGGAACTGCCCGACGAGGCGCTGGAACAGGCCCGCGCGCTGAACCGGCTCGTCGTCTCTTCGGCCGGCGGCGGCGTCGATTTCGAAGCGGGCAGGATTCCGCATATCACCCTGTATATGGGATTGTTCCCGGAGGCCGAGCGGGCGTCCGTCGCTCGCGAACTGGATGCCGTCGCGGCGGAAACGGCCCCGTTTTCCATCGTTCTTCGCGAGATCGAAACCTCCAGAGACGGCTACATCTTCTGGAAGGTCGTCGCGGACGAACCTCTTCTGCGGCTCCACGAGCGCGTCGTCACGGCGTTGAACGTTCTGAGGCGCGGGGCGATCCGCGAGAAATTTCTCGAGGACCAGGAACGCTTCACAAAAGAAGAGTGCGTCTATATCATGAAATATGGATTTCCGTGGGTGTTGAGCCGTTTCCGGCCGCACGTGACGGTGGGTCATCTCGGGGAAGGCGTGACGGAAGCCGTCGAGTCGCTCGGATGCCCCGAATCGCGCGGAGAGGCCTCCCGAATCGCTCTGGGCAGCGTCGGGGAACGC
- a CDS encoding A24 family peptidase, whose amino-acid sequence MSLPDILSVVAAVILGAAAGPRISWAIRSWPGHEDLLEDYTKCHVCPGGLRRGCVNAGKNQDLAYLAFSAALAGLSVGIWGIGTKAVLSWVFGVSCMIITVVDVRFLIIPDKLSINGSWAGLAYALACWVWTSPLGKQPPQYYVTLTDSILGFLLGGGFLWALGWLAWKILKKEGMGGGDVKLLAAFGAWMGWKPVIAIVVLASLLGTIGGVGSIIYQKIRYHRQYKPLTHMIPFGPYLCVAFIFVFYCGIQPLLNIMDMYHAWVEAKFLHGR is encoded by the coding sequence GTGTCTCTTCCCGACATTCTGAGCGTGGTGGCCGCCGTGATCCTCGGCGCGGCCGCCGGACCTCGTATATCATGGGCTATACGTTCCTGGCCCGGCCACGAGGATCTGCTCGAGGACTACACGAAATGCCACGTCTGCCCCGGCGGCTTGCGTCGGGGCTGCGTGAACGCCGGGAAAAACCAGGACCTGGCCTACCTGGCCTTCTCTGCGGCGCTGGCCGGCCTTTCCGTCGGCATCTGGGGAATCGGCACGAAAGCCGTTCTTTCCTGGGTCTTCGGCGTTTCGTGCATGATCATCACGGTCGTCGACGTCAGGTTCCTGATCATCCCCGACAAGCTGTCGATCAACGGCAGCTGGGCGGGGCTGGCCTATGCCCTGGCCTGCTGGGTCTGGACGTCGCCGCTCGGGAAACAGCCGCCCCAATACTACGTGACGCTCACCGACAGCATCCTCGGCTTTCTCCTCGGGGGCGGGTTCCTGTGGGCGCTCGGCTGGCTCGCCTGGAAGATCCTGAAGAAGGAGGGCATGGGGGGCGGCGACGTGAAACTGCTCGCCGCGTTCGGCGCCTGGATGGGCTGGAAGCCGGTCATCGCCATCGTCGTCCTCGCCAGTCTCCTCGGAACCATCGGCGGCGTCGGCAGCATCATCTACCAGAAGATTCGGTATCATCGTCAGTACAAGCCGCTCACGCACATGATTCCCTTCGGCCCGTATCTGTGCGTGGCATTCATTTTCGTCTTCTATTGCGGCATCCAGCCGCTGCTGAACATCATGGACATGTATCACGCCTGGGTCGAGGCGAAATTTCTGCACGGACGCTGA
- the speB gene encoding agmatinase, translated as MSLDKLHFRGGYNFLGLPADEARYENAHAVILPVPYDSTTSYRAGTREGPAALLMASRNVELYDLELDCEPLNAGVCTLPELEPDMSGPQATIKNVESAVAAICADHKLPVVLGGEHSISTGPVRALRKKYGEEFSVLQLDAHADLRDAFENTPYNHASVMRRVYDLAELTQVGIRNISSGEMEFVREARHDGIFWAHDLQGPAETWIPRVVDRLKKHVYITIDLDVFDPSIMPAVGTPEPGGLLWYPVLQLLDAVVAKKNVVGFDVMELCPIPGQIAGDFLAAKLTFKLLGKIFARNGWIPRGEG; from the coding sequence ATGTCACTCGATAAACTGCATTTCCGCGGCGGTTACAACTTCCTCGGTCTGCCGGCCGACGAAGCCCGCTATGAAAACGCCCACGCCGTCATTCTTCCCGTGCCGTACGACAGCACCACGTCCTACCGCGCGGGCACCCGCGAAGGTCCGGCCGCCCTGCTCATGGCCTCGCGAAACGTCGAACTGTACGATCTGGAACTCGACTGCGAGCCTCTCAATGCGGGCGTCTGCACCCTGCCCGAACTCGAACCCGACATGTCCGGCCCGCAGGCGACGATCAAGAACGTGGAATCGGCCGTCGCGGCCATCTGCGCCGACCACAAACTCCCCGTCGTTCTCGGCGGCGAGCACAGCATCTCGACCGGCCCGGTACGCGCGCTCAGGAAGAAATACGGCGAGGAGTTCAGCGTTCTCCAGCTCGACGCCCACGCGGATCTGCGGGATGCGTTCGAGAACACGCCTTACAACCATGCGTCCGTCATGCGCCGCGTCTACGATCTCGCCGAACTGACCCAGGTCGGCATCCGGAACATCTCGTCCGGCGAGATGGAATTCGTCCGCGAGGCTCGTCACGACGGCATCTTCTGGGCCCACGATCTGCAGGGACCGGCCGAGACCTGGATCCCGAGAGTCGTCGACCGGTTAAAAAAGCATGTCTATATAACGATCGATCTCGACGTGTTCGACCCCTCGATCATGCCCGCCGTCGGAACGCCGGAACCGGGCGGCCTGCTCTGGTATCCGGTCCTTCAACTGCTCGACGCGGTCGTGGCGAAGAAGAACGTCGTCGGCTTCGACGTCATGGAACTCTGCCCGATCCCCGGACAGATCGCGGGCGATTTCCTGGCGGCGAAACTCACGTTCAAACTGCTCGGCAAGATTTTCGCCCGCAACGGCTGGATTCCCCGGGGCGAGGGCTGA
- a CDS encoding S-layer homology domain-containing protein, with the protein MKRISMLLVLALVLSTVAASANPFSDVPFSHWAYDAVNKLAAKGILQGYPDGTYKGEKHVTRYALAMVTAKMLANVEQMLEKGIGTNLVTKSDLQTLEKLTVEFADELALLGVKVTALEDDMQVVKEDVATLKKDVEGIKDYMAKGGMEKVKLSGDMLVRHMSMITEKDGVNPRAYAYDGVNGASNDNANTRTYTQLRFQFKANIDENVTAVARWSMVNDNDFSGRWGSNGAGASSLNNVSNNGNTDGEIDLAYLNIKDMFRFGGDFTFGRNFYATGHSLLLSDYVDAIKYAKRTGDVDVALYCIYDLHAGTYADSAATDFRNIWGLTLGTKYRDHDLYLNLWGQDEPNTANRVSQALAGVNIVPIAAGVKPVAGQKDSDKMFDVEFGGKGPLGKNGHWDYDLGFAYTDYQLDIVNNAAGTLISPEIQGWMGHAAIKWDSKKEWAAKLGYTFADDESNGAIAINNDHRYDDGIETPYEDISRGNTYFRNGLLNMNDIKLQVEYRPRNTKHYFRLAGDLLDEMKDTVSNDLSRLAAGDNTTAGILTTPKTDTPYDRYNNFFVSDPKATVLTFEYRYQLAENTRIRVGYTAFDMSGDFQKTVPAVAAGQGNSIVNDRDYNMFWAELYSRF; encoded by the coding sequence ATGAAACGCATTTCCATGCTTCTGGTTCTGGCCCTGGTGCTCAGCACCGTGGCCGCCAGTGCCAACCCGTTCTCCGATGTACCGTTCTCTCACTGGGCTTATGACGCGGTCAACAAGCTCGCCGCCAAGGGCATCCTTCAGGGCTATCCTGATGGCACCTACAAGGGCGAAAAGCACGTCACCCGCTACGCTCTCGCCATGGTCACCGCCAAGATGCTCGCCAATGTCGAGCAGATGCTCGAGAAGGGCATTGGCACGAACCTCGTCACCAAGTCCGACCTCCAGACCCTCGAGAAGCTCACCGTCGAGTTCGCTGACGAGCTGGCTCTTCTGGGCGTGAAAGTCACCGCTCTCGAAGACGACATGCAGGTCGTGAAGGAAGATGTCGCGACCCTGAAGAAGGACGTCGAGGGCATCAAGGACTACATGGCCAAGGGCGGTATGGAGAAGGTTAAGCTCTCCGGCGACATGCTCGTTCGCCACATGAGCATGATTACCGAGAAAGACGGCGTGAACCCCAGAGCCTACGCCTATGATGGCGTGAATGGGGCTTCCAATGACAATGCCAATACCCGCACTTACACTCAGCTTCGCTTCCAGTTCAAGGCCAACATCGACGAGAACGTCACCGCCGTTGCTCGCTGGAGCATGGTGAATGACAATGACTTCAGCGGCCGCTGGGGTTCGAATGGCGCTGGCGCTTCTTCCCTCAACAACGTTTCTAACAACGGAAACACTGATGGCGAGATTGACCTTGCTTACTTGAACATCAAAGACATGTTCCGCTTCGGTGGCGACTTCACCTTCGGCCGCAACTTCTACGCGACCGGTCACAGCCTCCTCCTCAGCGACTACGTCGACGCGATCAAGTATGCCAAGCGCACCGGCGATGTCGATGTGGCTCTGTATTGCATCTATGATCTCCACGCTGGCACCTATGCTGATTCCGCCGCCACTGACTTCCGCAACATCTGGGGCCTGACCCTCGGCACCAAGTATCGCGATCACGACCTGTATCTGAACCTTTGGGGCCAGGATGAGCCGAACACCGCGAACCGCGTGAGCCAGGCTCTTGCTGGTGTTAACATTGTTCCTATCGCCGCTGGTGTCAAGCCGGTTGCTGGTCAGAAGGACAGCGACAAGATGTTCGACGTTGAATTCGGCGGCAAGGGCCCCCTGGGCAAGAACGGTCACTGGGATTATGACCTGGGCTTCGCCTATACCGACTATCAGCTGGACATCGTGAACAACGCTGCTGGCACCCTGATCAGCCCCGAAATTCAGGGTTGGATGGGTCATGCCGCAATCAAGTGGGATTCCAAGAAAGAGTGGGCCGCGAAACTCGGTTACACCTTCGCTGATGACGAATCCAACGGCGCTATCGCCATCAACAACGATCACCGCTATGATGACGGTATCGAGACCCCCTACGAAGACATCAGCCGTGGCAACACCTATTTCCGCAACGGTCTGCTGAACATGAACGACATCAAGCTCCAGGTCGAGTATCGCCCCCGCAACACCAAGCATTACTTCCGCCTGGCTGGCGACCTCCTCGACGAGATGAAGGACACCGTGTCCAACGATCTCTCCCGCTTGGCTGCCGGTGACAATACCACCGCTGGTATCCTCACTACCCCCAAGACCGACACTCCGTATGATCGTTACAACAACTTCTTCGTCTCCGATCCGAAGGCGACCGTCCTGACCTTCGAGTATCGCTATCAGCTCGCTGAGAACACCCGCATCCGCGTTGGCTACACCGCCTTCGATATGTCTGGTGATTTCCAGAAGACGGTTCCGGCCGTCGCTGCTGGTCAGGGTAACTCGATTGTTAACGATCGGGATTACAACATGTTCTGGGCTGAACTCTACAGCCGCTTCTAA
- a CDS encoding cytotoxic translational repressor of toxin-antitoxin stability system has protein sequence MFCNFLALLHSIRALGPVRGDWPNYGKLRTGIHHCHIQKGHPTYVMVWKTTDREKKIVEVVYAGTHEKADYKRFR, from the coding sequence GTGTTCTGCAACTTTCTGGCCCTTCTTCATTCGATACGCGCTTTAGGCCCTGTTCGAGGCGACTGGCCGAATTACGGCAAGCTCAGAACGGGAATTCATCATTGCCATATCCAAAAAGGGCACCCAACGTATGTCATGGTTTGGAAGACGACGGACAGAGAGAAAAAGATCGTAGAGGTGGTGTATGCTGGAACTCATGAAAAGGCAGATTACAAAAGGTTTCGTTGA